The following proteins are co-located in the Castanea sativa cultivar Marrone di Chiusa Pesio chromosome 8, ASM4071231v1 genome:
- the LOC142608121 gene encoding transcription factor DIVARICATA, with the protein MVNWDVMKWETEILSPNWGLDHESKSSKWTPAENKMFENALAVFDKESPDRWHKVAALIPGKTVGDVMKHYRDLEVDVNNIEAGLVPIPGYTTPTSPFTLDWNSHAHTYDGFRQSFSIAGKRSSSARPAEQERKKGVPWTEEEHKLFLMGLKKYGKGDWRNISRNFVVTRTPTQVASHAQKYFIRQLSGGKDKRRASIHDITTVNLIDMKSPSPDNKRPPSPEHSTVLHHHHNQQQSNSAAPGRTPFQWNQPNGGGGATMAFNQTYGNVFMTSPYNSYGIKLEGQNLHRGVAHESYNIGPQNMVFQMHSAQHYSHG; encoded by the exons ATGGTAAATTGGGACGTTATGAAGTGGGAAACTGAAATTCTGTCCCCTAATTGGGGTCTGGACCACGAGAGCAAGAGCTCGAAATGGACTCCAGCGGAGAACAAGATGTTCGAAAACGCGCTGGCAGTGTTCGACAAGGAGTCCCCGGATCGATGGCACAAAGTGGCGGCCTTGATccccggaaagactgttggggATGTGATGAAGCATTACAGAGACTTGGAAGTTGATGTTAATAATATAGAGGCAGGGCTTGTACCAATTCCCGGTTACACTACCCCTACTTCACCATTCACATTGGATTGGAATAGCCATGCTCATACCTATGATGGGTTTAGACAATCCTTTAGCATCGCCGGAAAGAGATCTTCCTCGGCCCGCCCAGCTGAGcaggagagaaagaaaggggtTCCATGGACAGAGGAGGAGCATAA ATTGTTTCTGATGGGACTGAAAAAGTATGGCAAAGGAGACTGGAGAAATATCTCGCGCAATTTTGTTGTGACTAGGACGCCAACTCAGGTGGCTAGCCATGCTCAGAAGTACTTCATCAGGCAGCTTTCTGGAGGGAAAGATAAGCGGAGAGCAAGCATCCATGATATTACTACTGTTAATCTCATTGACATGAAAAGTCCTTCACCAGACAATAAAAGACCCCCGTCCCCGGAACACTCTACAGTGCTTCACCACCATCACAACCAGCAGCAGTCAAATTCCGCAGCCCCGGGCAGAACACCTTTTCAATGGAATCAGCCAAATGGTGGAGGTGGAGCAACCATGGCTTTCAACCAAACATATGGGAATGTGTTCATGACCTCTCCTTATAACTCTTATGGGATAAAATTGGAGGGTCAAAATCTGCACAGAGGTGTTGCTCATGAATCTTACAATATTGGACCTCAAAATATGGTTTTCCAAATGCATTCTGCACAGCACTACTCCCATGGATGA
- the LOC142607714 gene encoding uncharacterized protein LOC142607714, whose translation MSKAQEDMNCIYRDPNQPVEARVRDLLSRMTLKEKAGQMTQIERRVATPDAIKDLSIGSILSSGGSGPFGDNTLTALSSDWADMVDGFQKSALESRLGIPLIYGIDAVHGNNSIYGATIFPHNVGLGSTRDADLVRKIGEATALEVRASGIHHAYAPCVAVCRDPRWGRCYESYSEDTEIVRKMTSIVTGLQGQPPHEHPKGYPFVAGRNNVIACAKHFVGDGGTDRGINEGDTISSYEDLERIHMAPYLDCISQGVSTVMASYSSWNGRKLHADRFLLTEVLKDKLGFKGFVISDWEGLDRLSEPRGSNYRFCISAAVNAGIDMVMVPFKLDFVEDLIFLVESGKISMARIDDAVERILRVKFVAGLFEFPFTDRSLLDTVGCKLHRDLAREAVRKSLVLLKNGKDSKKPFLPLDRNAKRIFVTGTHADNLGYQCGGWTATWYGGSGRITIGTTILDAIKAAVGNETEVVYEKLPSADTLARQDFSFAIVAVGEAPYAETPGDNTELVIPFNGADIISLVTNSIPTLVILVSGRPLVLEPWLLEKMDALIAAWLPGSEGGGITDVIFGDYDFKGRLPVTWFKQVEQLPLHIGINSYDPLFPLGFGLTSTKENSSD comes from the exons ATGAGCAAAGCACAGGAGGACATGAATTGCATTTACAGAGATCCCAACCAACCCGTAGAGGCTCGTGTCAGAGACCTTCTTTCTCGAATGACTTTGAAAGAGAAGGCTGGCCAGATGACCCAGATTGAGCGCCGTGTCGCCACCCCAGATGCCATCAAAGACCTCTCTATTG GGAGTATACTGAGTTCTGGTGGCAGTGGACCCTTTGGTGATAATACATTGACAGCATTGTCATCGGATTGGGCTGATATGGTTGATGGGTTCCAAAAGTCAGCACTAGAGTCACGGCTGGGGATACCGCTTATATATGGGATTGATGCGGTTCATGGTAACAATAGTATTTATGGTGCTACTATATTTCCACACAATGTGGGCCTTGGATCTACCAG GGATGCAGATTTGGTTCGTAAGATTGGGGAAGCAACAGCACTTGAAGTTAGGGCTAGTGGCATTCACCATGCTTATGCTCCTTGTGTAGCT GTATGCCGAGATCCCAGATGGGGAAGATGCTATGAGAGTTACAGTGAAGACACTGAAATTGTTAGAAAGATGACTTCCATTGTCACAGGATTGCAGGGCCAGCCACCTCATGAACACCCAAAAGGCTATCCTTTTGTGGCTGGGAG AAACAATGTTATTGCTTGTGCAAAGCATTTTGTCGGAGATGGGGGCACGGATCGGGGAATAAATGAGGGGGATACCATATCCTCATATGAGGACTTAGAAAGGATCCATATGGCACCTTATCTTGACTGTATTTCTCAGGGAGTTTCCACTGTTATGGCATCCTATTCTAGCTGGAATGGCCGTAAACTCCATGCCGACCGTTTTCTCTTGACAGAAGTTTTAAAAGACAAGCTAGGTTTTAAG GGTTTTGTAATTTCTGACTGGGAAGGACTTGACCGTCTTAGCGAACCTCGTGGCTCAAACTATCGCTTCTGCATTTCCGCTGCCGTTAATGCAGGAATAGACATG GTGATGGTGCCatttaaacttgattttgtGGAGGATTTGATATTTCTAGTTGAGTCAGGGAAGATATCAATGGCCAGGATCGATGACGCTGTTGAACGGATACTTAGAGTGAAGTTTGTAGCTGGTCTTTTTGAATTCCCTTTCACAGATAGATCTTTACTAGATACCGTTGGTTGCAAG TTGCACAGAGATCTAGCACGTGAAGCAGTCCGCAAGTCCTTGGTTCTGTTaaaaaatggaaaggattcTAAGAAACCTTTTCTTCCTTTAGACAGAAATGCTAAAAGAATTTTTGTTACTGGAACACATGCTGATAATCTTGGATATCAGTGTGGAGGCTGGACAGCTACTTGGTATGGAGGCAGCGGCAGGATTACAATCG GCACAACCATCTTGGATGCAATCAAAGCAGCAGTGGGCAATGAAACAGAAGTAGTTTATGAGAAACTTCCATCAGCAGACACCTTAGCACGTCAGGATTTCTCTTTTGCAATTGTAGCTGTTGGTGAAGCACCTTATGCAGAGACCCCTGGTGATAATACAGAGCTTGTAATCCCCTTTAATGGAGCTGACATAATAAGTTTGGTCACTAACAGTATCCCCACATTGGTGATTCTGGTATCTGGAAGACCCTTAGTTTTAGAGCCATGGCTTTTGGAAAAGATGGATGCTCTGATTGCTGCTTGGTTGCCTGGAAGTGAAGGAGGAGGAATTACTGATGTGATATTTGGGGATTATGACTTCAAGGGCCGACTACCAGTGACATGGTTTAAGCAGGTCGAACAATTGCCTTTGCATATTGGAATCAATTCATATGACCCTTTATTCCCCCTAGGCTTTGGGTTGACAAGCACCAAGGAGAACTCTTCAGACTGA